In Rosa rugosa chromosome 4, drRosRugo1.1, whole genome shotgun sequence, the genomic stretch CCCCCAATTCTTTCAATCTTTCCTCCCTGAAATCCCTAAGTCAAATTCACACCCACGCACAAAACAAAACTTTGAATCACTGAATTGAAGGGAGACACTGGAACCTAACAGAGAGAGATCGACGTTGTTAAAATCAACGAGAGAGGAAAGAGACACTGTCATTCTTTCTCCAATAAATTTTCCAGATTTTCTGTTTGGGAGGGAGCAATAATGAAAAAGCAATCGACagatcaagaaagagagagaattaCCCATCCGTAGGGAGCGGATTTATTTTGCTCAGAGCTAAAGAATCTGAGCTCCAATTTGGTTTCGACGAGGAAGAGATGgcagacgagagagagagagagagagagagagagggacggAGTCAGTGTGAGAACTGAGAAGAATACCATTACCTTAGTTCAAATTGACCATACGGTCCATCCGTCCATACCATTACCTTAGTTCAAAACCAACAAGAATACAATATCAAATCGAAAGCCACAAATGACAAATCGAACACAATTTACATATCACGAAACCAATCAGAATCAGAAGCTCAGATTAATAAGAAGTCaacaagaagagaagaagaggagctgAGGAGGAGTGGACTGTccaggaggagaagaagacggagagggagagagagatacctgGAGGCGGAGATCGGAGACCGGAGATGGGTTTGCTAGTTGCAGAGTTGAAAGGAGAGAAGCTGGATAGGGAGTCTGGAGggctggaggtggagatcggagaCCGGAGACCGGGAGACGGGTTTGCTAGTTGCAGGTTGCTGGGCAAGGAGCTCGGCAGTGGGGGCTGGGTGGGGCTTGAAAGACCGGAGAGGCAGAGATGCCTCACGCCGAGACGGGTTGGAAGTtccaaggagagagagaagctggATCGGGAGTGTGGAGTTCCGCGGAGCTCCGGCGTCAGAGCCGGAGAAGGAGGATGGGAGCGAAGGCGGAGGATGAGGGTGATGAAGAGGAGGTCGGCTGTCGTGTGGTTAGGTTAGGGTTGAGAAAGAAACTTTATGTTTTTTTGACCAAGTGTTGAGAAAACTCGGGTATAGGCTAGGCatctgctgttttttttttttttttttttttttttgcaaatagttCACATTAAGTTTTAGTacgttcaaccaaaaaaaaaaaaattcccgataaacttttccctttactcagacaacagaatctgttgtctgaattctctaaattataacaaacttgaaaaagttgaattggtgttgattttgataccatttagacgacataaatagttaaatctgttgtctgaagacgttcaaaaaaatcagacaacagaaaaaacgtcttctgtcgtctgaggggtatggtatgaagcattttttgacatagtgatactaagttttcacttccagcttgcacaaaaccttctggctgcctcatataaatcacttcatctagttcaccattcaagaaggctgttttaacatccatttggtgcagctccatatcaaaatgagccactaaagccatgattatcctaaacgagtcttttgtagaaactggagaaaaagtctcagtaaaatcaatgccctccttctgtgtaaaacccttggcaactaatcttgctttatgtctctctacattgccatttgcatctcttttggttttgaaaacccatttacaacctataggtttctgattagggtcaggttcaactaattcccaaactgcattttggctcatggaatcaatttctgcttccattgctagctgccattagtgagattcattactttcaatagcatggttaaatgtagttggatcattgtcctctacacagtccatttcaatttctgcttcttgcagataaacaatgtagtcactatcttcccccccataagttggttttcttgctctctgtgatcttctaggctaagggttgacagggacttgatcagttactgagtcagttacttgaccagtgacagttacttggttagttacttgaccagtgacatggtcagttacttgtccagcgatagttacttggtcagtgacttgaccagttacatggtcagttacatgaccaggtacagttacttggtcagttacatggtcagtgacatgaccagttatatgaccggttacttgatcagggacagttacgtggtcagttactcgaccagtgactcgatcagtgacatcttgttctaaaggcaatacaacacttatattctcatccgacacaatttcctcaaaatctgaggttaaatcctcaaggtttgtattgtgaactttttcacttagaaactttacttgatgtgtttcaaaaattctaggtgaatgatgagcataatataatttatagcctttagatttatctggataacctataaaatagcaactaactgtcttaggatcaagtttattcaagcttggattataaatcctagcttctgcatgacatccccaaacatggcagtgatgaagactaggttttctgccacaccaaagctcaaaagcagtattttctatggctttgctaggtgttctgttgcaaatataatttgcagtttttaaagcctcaccccacagaaatttaggcaaacctgttgtacacatcatacatctaaccatgttcaaaagagtcctattctttctctctgcaacaccattatgttgtgggttatagggtgttgtatattgagctttaattccattgttttgcaaaaacaaggcaaatggatccttttgttggccggattcagtgtacttgccatagaactcaccccctctatctgatcttactgttttgattttcttttctagttgattttctacctcagacttaaagatttgaaaagctttcaatgcttgtgccttttctgaaagtagataaacataactgtatctagaaaaatcatcaatgaatgtgataaaatacacattcccacagatagtttgatgcctaaatggtccacatatatcagtgtgtatgagttctaataaattttggcttctatatgcagtcttctttctagttttagttatttttcccttaaagcattcaacacagtctgttagatcagaaaaatcaagttcatttaggatgttgtttttcaccaaaattttcagtctctcttttgaaacatggccgagtcttctatgccataaaaatgcagacttttcatttagtttggttcttttaacacctgttaaagtgctagtactgttggtgttattttcaacaagtaaaatttcttgttgagccattgaacaatttaactgtaaataatcattcataataacaccagaaccaatttgaacagaatttttagaaataagaattccattactatccataacaagtctacaaccagattttactaaaagaaaaactgaaaccaaattccttctcatggaaggtacataaaaaaacattgtccagaactaataattttcctaatcctaaatcgagctttaaaggttccaatagccttgactgccactctcatgccattgcctacacacaggttcacttcatcactttttgggattctcctccttatgaatccctgcaaagaattagtaatatgaataggtgagcctgaatctatccaccaagactgtggttcaacatttataagattaatttctaaggaaaaaactgtattagaaaaaatcttaccctttttggctaaccagttcttatagccagtgcagtcctttttcatgtgtcctactcttttgcaaaagtagcacttgaacctgaatggcctgttttccttggccactgcagctgttgaactcttagttatggctttggtaggcttgagcttattctggggctttttccttttaggcttctcaatgaggttaatggttgtagcaggttccttttcttccttgatcctagattcctcatccacacagatggatataagttcatctagagtccagtttcccttttgagagttgtaactggtcctaagatgactaaaactgttaggcaaggaatgtagtgcataatgcactacctgctcatccctaacccccatcaagagttctctgagtctgccatttatattgatcatcttcataatatgctctctgactccccctgaacccatgtacttcaaatcatgaaactccttggttagcctagctgcttctgccttttcactttctttaaacttagcacctatgagttcgagaaaatctgatgctagctcaggctcttctatacttcccctgacagtcttagacatagatgttctgatgaggttcttagccattctattggatctatgccacgtgttgtaaaggtcagtatctttcttggtgctcttttcatttaactcttcaggcttatcctcagtaaagcagtagtctatgttctcatgcattcccatataattttccacagagtctagccaagctctatagttggttccagttaacatcaagacactgttcaagttcatgtaagagttacctaaggagcaaaacaaaaaattcgagtgagttctcagtttgtaaagaaaatatgtttaagttttctgtgttttatttagctttaagtaaccagaacaagaacatacagaaaacctaaacaaccatacttgcattcatgtcagtccataacaaaaacaatattaaacatcacttttgagcagaaacttaatatcctggagttctttatcaatatgccatgttcaatgaaaacaagttatccaaagaaatttatccacatctttagacagaagaaaaatttctaagtatccgaatttattttcatcaaacatgcatactgctgttttgtattctaaaaccacacttgaccacttctttggaagataaaattgaagcatagttttaaaacacaaaacacaatttcagttttgttacttgatcaggtacatgatcagttacttggtcagtgacttgaccagttacatgtacTTGATCAGGTACATGATCAGTGacctggtcagtgacttgaccagttacatgtactcgatcagttacatggtcaggtacctgatcagtgttttctgccaacatcaatgaaaaatgctttgtgcatcataatcacttatgccaatagaaaaccacaaaactcatgagctcttttactttacattctatccagattcatccttgtaagaaaattaagctcttgtatctgtcaactttaacaatGTGTAAACAATTTCTGGGAGactcttcatacaattttacacaatcacagatacaataccatattatcaatcaattcaacatgcatattctagcataaccaaaattggttCGATTCCAAGAACCCatagaacaatcaagaaattgtaaatttcatccggtcaccatctactctagcctaacgcacgccgggaatgcaactagggttcttgagcacaatcaaaaacttaatcatcatgctatgaatcgaaaacaattttcacagaaaaacctgtttttgctttttccccaatttgttGCAAAAAATCTCAGCGGAAGAGTGAATTAGataaccagatgcagcaatcGACTCTATTGGATTCTTGATTCACAGCAGTTGGGTTTTGAATCCCTTCTCGAGATGAAAACATCTCGCGCGTTTCTGAATCCAATCCCAGACCTCATTCTTGATCAAAACTAACCGTTGTGATACAACGGTCACTTGTTCTTGATAGTTTTGGTCGGGTCTGGGCTTGGATGCTCCGCGTGCTGTGACTGGGCCTAGAgcaagtaacttaccttgatcaggtacctgaccagttacttagtcagtgacttggtcagttacctgatcagttacatgacccgtaaagcaaaagttttttttttttttgtttgtttgttttgcaaaaccctaaaacgattttcatatttgtgagcctatgctctgataccaattgtaaaaccataattacatgctcacaattatatgcacaacaatcacaaaagaactaaagcttaccttcagcaatcactggcatggattccatcttatgcagctgctaaacacgatcactgaatatggtcttctgttacttaccaacttgcttctcaatggacagaacttatgcaatagtcgttgtagtaatcagggaccaattcatctgtatatatatgagacttaaacctcaagaagcttcccattaaagcattccttgtcggtttaggtttcactgttagattcctaatgtatcacaacttgtagcctttcttgtagactaagcaatggattactatccttaatgaattgatacactacttcattaagtcactagtatcgattcactgtttgtatccatgttaaactaggattgatattaagctaatcatcagttactttatgatgatatgtgttatgtccatatttgatcttacatagCGGGGATATCGCCTGTAGCAGCAACACAACTTCAATAGTGATCTCTGGCAATCGGATCTTGCTTTCGGCTTTGCGTCACAAGTTGAATTGCACACAAGGTCGCCTTGAGCAAAGCCCAAATAGATGAGGCATGACTGTTTTCTTGTCATTCTTGCTTAATTTCTGCATGCTATAGTAaacaaaccaaagaaaaaaaaaattcagtatGCTTTGGATAAATTTCACGGAAAATTGTGTACGCAAGCTATTTTTTCGAGTTGGCATGCTTTAGCAACCTTAGATGATGTAACTCTAATGTTATCTAATGAGTGAAAGTTTGCTTTCAGTTTTAAATTGTAATTGAAAACTCAATGAATAATCCACGAAAACCTTGTTCAATAGTGACCTAGCTTGGAAAATACATCACACATGTACGCTTATAATTGTAGTGATCAATGTACAACTACTTGAGAATGTAAATCTGATAGCTAGGTTGCCGTACTTCTAAAGTCACCAAATTCAGTCGCCAAATGAGGTGACAAATGCAGTGGAACTAGTGAAACGTACATTAAGGCATCATTTTGGATCTAGAAAGCAGTACTAATATTCATGATTAATAGTGTCCTCGGGTTTACTCTGAACAAACCGACGCCAATACCAGTGCTTCTCCCACACTGTATGCACCATGTCCAGTGGTAACCCTTTAGTCTCCGGCAAGAACAGTGCAACAAAAATGGTCATGGCAAATATCCAACCTCCATAGAACAGGAATGTCCCATATTTGAAATGGCACAACATTGACAAGAAGGTTTGGGACAACACAAATGTGGTTGCAAAGTTCATACCAACCCCCATGCTCTGGCCTATGGGTCGAATCTTCAGGGGGTATATCTCACTTGGTACGAGCCAACTCAAAGGACCCCATGACCAACCAAAACCGGCAGCATAGAAACACATCAACACTAGGACTAGTATGGCATAGCCCTTTGTAATATGCTTGGTGCCGTCAGTACCTGTTGTAAGTGCTAGAACAATAGCCACCCCAACCTATGCACAAAAAGACCAATTTATACATTCTGGTTCAAAATGGCTAAAAATATTAGAAATGAAAATTACATATGCCTACGTACCTGAGTAATGAACATTTGGATACCACCTTGCAGAAACAAAATCCTCCTCCCATACCGATCAACCGCATAAGAAGACACAAGAATCGAAACAATATTAACCATTCCGAGTATGATGGCTGCAATTAGAGCGGAATCGTTTCCAAAACCGACTGATTGAAACAGCACAGGCGCGTAAAAAGCAATGATGTTGATCCCAGTCACCTGCTGAAAAAACGGAATGGCAATCATTCCGATCACAAGTTGAGGCCTGTACTGCCTCTGAAATATAATCCTAAATGGCTCCTCATTGATAGCTTTGGCAATTTCACTATTTTTAATGAGAAGCGCCAGCTCTGGTTCGATGTCTGTGTCTTTGCCTCGTATGTGGATTAGAGCTTTCTTGGCTTGCTCGAGCTTGTTGCGTTCGACTAGGCTCGAGGGGGAGTCCGAAATGAAGATAGCACCAAAGGTCATTATGGCAGCCGGGACTATGGCGAGGCCAAGGGAGATACGCCAGCCGTGTTTGTGCTTGGAGGTGGCGTAGTTTATGCAGTTGGCGGCCAGGACGCCAATTCCGATGAAGAACT encodes the following:
- the LOC133743585 gene encoding sugar transport protein 5-like; the protein is MAGGGFAVVGPVTGINNGKITLSVVITCIVAASCGLIFGYDIGISGGVTTMPPFLRKFFPSILRKESGTKPNIYCVYDSQLLTLFTSSLYLAGLAASLVAGRLTKILGRRNIMLLGGSTFLVGAALNGGAVNIAMLILGRILLGFGVGFTNQSAPIYLSEVAPPKWRGAFNTGFQFFIGIGVLAANCINYATSKHKHGWRISLGLAIVPAAIMTFGAIFISDSPSSLVERNKLEQAKKALIHIRGKDTDIEPELALLIKNSEIAKAINEEPFRIIFQRQYRPQLVIGMIAIPFFQQVTGINIIAFYAPVLFQSVGFGNDSALIAAIILGMVNIVSILVSSYAVDRYGRRILFLQGGIQMFITQVGVAIVLALTTGTDGTKHITKGYAILVLVLMCFYAAGFGWSWGPLSWLVPSEIYPLKIRPIGQSMGVGMNFATTFVLSQTFLSMLCHFKYGTFLFYGGWIFAMTIFVALFLPETKGLPLDMVHTVWEKHWYWRRFVQSKPEDTINHEY